DNA sequence from the Oncorhynchus keta strain PuntledgeMale-10-30-2019 chromosome 1, Oket_V2, whole genome shotgun sequence genome:
TGCTTACAGTTTACTGTCATCCCTCCTTTCAACAGATAACCCAGTCTAACCCCTTAAGTGCCCTAACACAGCAACCCTGTCACCCCTCCATACTATACAATAGATAGgcaagtaagtgtgtgtgtgtgtgtgtgtgtgccagtgtgccAATAGATGGCCTAGTCTAAACTCCCTGCTCCCTAAAGTGTTCTCACATAGCAACACATGATAACCCCCCAGCACAAGGCCACAGCTagctcacacacaccacacacactgtcctgggttcAACCCTGAGTAGCACAGGGGGCAACCAGATATCTTATAACACATTTAAAAGGATGCAACAGAAACTGAGGGGTTGCGGTCAGGGGGAGAGTTGAAGCATTACTGTCACTCAGTATTTGGgtgatatattttgatttgctgtTAGGGAGAAGTAAGGCCTGTGATAGGCCTACTGGCTTTCTGTCTTCTGAAATCATGTAACCAATGTGTTCAATGCACTGACTGgaagttgctttggataagagTTTCTGCTCAGTATTGTGAATTGATTTGAATATCTGCACCGTACAGTATTACTGATTTTTAAATACTGTGAATGATATTTATCATCTTTAGAAAATGGTACGAATGAATGATTGAATCATGCCAATGATATATTTGACACTTAAAGTTAAGTGGCTTCTTATGAAATATTATTGCTTCATAAAACATTTATAGCATCTTGTAGATGCTGATGTGGAAAGCCAATTATATATTTGATAACATTTAACTGGCTTCTTATGAAATGTTATTGTCTTATAAAACATTTATAGCACCTTGTAGATGCAGAAGTGGAACATATGAAACTCTACAATAAAGCAAGCCACAAAAGGTCATGGTATATGATGAGTGTTTCACAACTAGGGGCCTTCTGCCTCATGCCTTACTGATTTAGTATACCGTTTCATAATTCCATTGAATCCATTAGCTGCTATGAATATGTTAATAAAAATAAGGCAATATAACGCTTCATAAGAATCCATTTCAAGTACAGTGTTGCACTGTATTTTAATGCACAGAAAGATTCACAGATTTACTGTATCCTTTTTATTGCGGCACTATATTGTAAAATGACAACAATGCCTAAACCTTGAAGTCCAACATGTCTATGTATACAGTATTTAATCAACATACCTATATTAAGAGCAACACATATATTAAGGCAACAGGGAAATAGCCCAGGAGAGCCATCAAAACAGTGTCAAGATATAGCTAGCAGTGCTGAGAGCAAATACGGAAGCTTGGGACTGAGGGGACATTTTTTGTTTTCCTTTCCCCCACACTGTTTAGTACTGTGTGGATACATAAGTATCTACTGTACATCACTAACAGATATGAATCCACAAAACCAACACCTCACGAATAACCTAATAATTCCATGTTTAAAGTAAAGTGTTAGCATTCCACTTCATTGAATTATAAATACAATAACTTGGTGATTTTATCACTTCTGTGCTCATTTTTGCAACACTTGGTTAGTAATATCTAAACTGATAATCAGAAACTGCATGATTGTTTTGTTAGATGTTTTTCTGATCATGTCACAGATAATAGTATAGACTTCAAATGATTTAGACAGGGGTGGTGCATGCTGGTCTAAAAAAGATCCTCAATGTGAGCCATGTATACAGTATTTAGCGCTGCCCTCAATGTGATATAATTTATCTACTGAATTGCTTCTATCCAATAGATACAAGCCAGTGAACTAAGGCTGACAGTCAAGCAGCCAAGTCAATGACAGAATCTCTTTTGGCGTGAGGAAGGAATCAAATCACAAATCAGCATTGTAGTTACATCAGTTTAGCTGAACAAAGTAACAGCATGTTGTGACTGTATACTACAAGACTTTCTGACAGGCAGGGGATAGACGTGTTTTCATGGAGTAGCTTCAGCCTTAGGTGGTAGTGTAGATATTGGTTTTGTAAACTGATTGTATCTTTGTGAACAGTGAGagagagctagaagcacaagcatttcgctacactcgcattaacatctgctaaccatgtgtatgtgacaaatgaaatttgatttgatttgagtgtctATCCATTTTCACATGAGCAAAATACATTGATAATGGTATTTTTCATTGCCTCATgtttggttgagagagagagttctTTGTGAACCCCTGATTGTCGCTGGGCAGATGAGTGTAAGTGTATAATGAGTATAGTTATTGTAGACCTCTTctatcctggtcccagatctgtttgtgtagTTTCGACATCTCGTATGGTCCTTGTCacgacaatgaccataggagttggcaaaacAGCacataaacagatctgggaccagactcgATCTGTATCGGTCAGAGGTCATCTCTGTTGGATCAGGCTGTTTGCCAGCACCCAGGTTACACAATCGTAAAGACACATCAAATCAATGCAATAATCGACCACCAATGAGCTTGCAGGATTCCATTTAAGCAccatgagaagaaaaaaaagatacAGTATTTTGCATACACTATGTACTTTACGCAGGAACATTACTaaaagcctggtcccagatctgtttgtactcTTGCCAACTCCAAGCCTAACATGTCAAGGAGTTGGAATGATAGCACAAACAGGCTGGTACTCAGGCTACTATAAACCCGAATGTTGTATTTTCTTTGAAAGTATGGGCTTATTTATAACAATGAGAGAGCAGTGCtatggagaggaaacagagatacTCCACATTTGTATTACGTGTAATGCATGATGCCATCAACGGCTGACTTTTAAGACTGGTTATTTCCTGAGAGACAAACAATATACCTGACCATGCTAATAACAGCTTATGACAGTGGAACTGCAGCTTTGGAGAGCACTACATGGTATTTACAAGTGCTGAAAAACACATGATTTAAATACTGACTATTAAACGTGTCTTCACATGCACACGGGTAGAGCTGACCAACCAGAGCGCAGACCATGCTCTGTTTGACATTATTGATTACTGATCACTAATGGTCACACTTTTACATCATCACAGACCAGAGCTCCACTAGGGCACTCTGTCTTGGGACAGTCTGCCTTGGGACAGTCTGTCTTGGGACAGTCTGTCTGGTCTTGGCTGGGGTTGCCTTTGAGAAAACGCAGGATCTTCTCAATGGTGGCCTCTTGGTACTCATGGGACCACCTGTatcgagagagaaagggagggagggagtgaaagagggagaaggggaaagagaaagaggaagggagaaagagggagagataaagagagtttGAGTGATAGAAAAAGataagagagaaggaaagagaaagagagggagacagggggaaagaaAATGTAAGAAACTCCAGCGAAGTGCACTTTGGATAAGTGTTCAAACTGCTCATCTCTCTCAAACAGTCTGCCGTCTCTGTCTGACTCACTTGATGCCGTTGAAGTTGAGGATGGTTTTCATGTCCTCAGGCAGAGAGTTTGGGTCAGGCCACATGAAGTTATCAGTGACAGGGACAATGTTCTTCTTCTCAGCGAGAGCTGTGACAATCTCCTGCAGGATTTACGAGAGGTACGTTAaatcacagacagacacagtgtcTTTACAGTCTAGACATGTAAGGGGCAGGGGTATATGGGGAAAATAATGTCTCAACTGTAACATTGTTCTGTATGCAGTGCAGGGGTGTCAATAGGGCATGGCAGAGTATGGCAGTCGCCAGACCCTCGCTCAACACCAACAACTTAAAATAGGCTACTAAAATCATTCCAAGGCAAATGCATTATTAGTGGGTTGGCTTTAGGACCATGCACATGCCTTTGAGCGTGCGAAAAGGGTGTTTGTCCGGCTGGATGCCTTTGAGAGAGCACATCGACGCAGTTGCAGTGAACAGTGCAACTTTTCTTTGAAAACAGTGCAGAGGTGGAAGATGGTTGTAGATGGCTAGGTAGTTACTGTTTGACTTGACATGAAACTAAACTTGAGTTTTTAATACCGGTGCTGAACTAGTGGGTACAGTAGCAGCTAATTTCTGTATGACGTGATTGTAGAATGTTAAGTCCTTTATTGACTAAGGTGAATGAAGCTACAGCAGCAAGGTGATAATATCACACCCtaaccttagttatctttgttttctttattattttggtcaggtcagggtgtgatgaggGTGGGTATGttagttttgtattgtctaggggttttgtatatctagggttttttgtaagtctaggtatatgtaggtctatggtggcctgaattggttcccaatcagaggcagctgtttatcgtttctctgattggggaccatatttaggtagccatagggtatttgtgggttcttattctatgttaagttgcctgtctgcactagccGTATTAGCGtcacgttttgttgttttgttagtttgttcagtgttgcaTTTCTTTATTAAAATAAGTATGTAtgcatatcacgctgcgccttggtctcctccatacaaCGAACGTGACAGATAATGTCCAGTCAATTTTGCAGTTTGTTTTTAGAATTTTTAAATTGTGTAGCAATGGAATACATGAGCTTCAACTTTATATAAATTCCTTGGAGCTTCAACGTTACCATACCATAAGTTCAgctgatattttttattttacctttatttaactaggaaggtcagttaagaacaagttcttattttcaatgacggcctaggaacaagggattaactgccttgttcagggccttGTTCactttgtaccttgtcagctcagggatttgatcttgcaacctttcggttacttgtccaacactctaaccactaggctacgctgcagtCCCAAATGACGCCACTGATGCAGGAGACCTCTCTATGTCTAATATTGTATATCACCAACATATAGATGGAACATCTAAACATGTAAAGGCTAGAGTGACAGGAttatacacatagaaacattttGGAATTCCATCTTGATACTATTGGATCTAGACTGAATGAATAAAACATTATGAACATCTGCTcgttccatgacagactgaccaggtgaatccacgtgaaagctatgatctcttgtTGAtgtttgtcggggcatggactctacaaggtgttgaaatcgttccacagggatgctgccccatgttgactccaataattcccacagttgtgtcaagttggctggatgtcctttgggtaggggaccattcttgatacacacaggaaactgttgatagtgaaaaacccagcagtgtttcagttcttgacacaaaccggtgcaaaCCAGGTAAGCATTGCTTACCCCATTTAAAAGCACTTAAACATCatttcttgcccattcaccctctgaatggcacacatacacaatccatgtctcgaggcttaaaaatccttctttaacctgtctcctcctcttcatctacactgattgaagtggatttaacaagtgacatcaataagggatcatagtgttcacctggattcacctggtcagtctatatcatggaaaaagtcatgttttgtatactcagtgtatattgttcCGTATGCAGAACCGATCTATGTATCGACCCGTCTATGTCTGACCTTGTGTACCCAGTCCTTCATGCCAGTGTCACCCATGCACTTGTCGAGGGCGTTGGCAGACAGCACCAGGATGAAGTTCCGTGCCCGCTGGACGCTCTGGATCAGCTTGTCAGCAAACTTCCCTGCTTCCAGCTTCTCCACGTCAATGAACACACTGAAACCTCTGACCTGCAGGTGGACCTTCAACAGACTGGGGGGTAACAGTTGACGATCTATAGATCTTAGCCTCCAGATAATCCTGACAAATCTGATAATGTTGTTCCAAAGCTCCCTAGCTTTCCCTCTCTCCTGACTATTATTCCTTGCCCTATCCAtgactctccctcttcctcttcctctctctctctgcagacctGGCGAGCTGGGAACCGGTAGTCCTGCGGTAGCTAATAAACACATCCGGTCCAGGGGGCTGGGCATCGGTCAGACACGGCTTAATTGGCCTACGGGTGGCTGCCAGGATCTTGGCGCGATGGATGCCGTTCTCTAGAAGGAGAAAATGAATACTTTATTCTCCATTGTCTTGCAGGGAACGTAAATGTGCCTTTTGGCTCACAACCCACCTATGCAACAGTCTGACTGGAGCTGTTGGTCGGTGAGGTGGAGGACGTTCTTGCGGTCCACGCCAGACTGCACCAGGCCGTAGGTGTACTGGCGGAAGCGTGGGTTCACCTcgcccagccagtcagccatgtTGTTGGGGTCACAGGTTGAGTAGTTGGCGTAGGTCTTCAGCACACGCAGGTCACGGAGGAACCTAGAAGACAAAACAAAATGGAGTGGGAAGGGTGAGGTGGGGATTTTATTTCAATGCTCAATTTCACTGATGTTGACTGGTGTAACAGACGTTTTATAAGCTTGACATAAACTTGACAGATGATTGAACTAACCTCTTGCGAGTGAGTCCTGCGGTCATGCCCAGGTCAGTGCTCAGCTCCTGGTCTGTGATGTTCAGCAGTAGGTCACCATCCACCTGCAGCTCCTGAAGGATgggcagagagagtagagagaaagactgagttaATTTAGTGAGTAAGAGGCTAAGGAgaaatacaggtaactgccaaaacaaaggaaacaccaacataaagtgtcttaataggttGTCggggcaccacgagccagaacagctttaaTGCgacttggcatagattctacaagtgtctggaactctattggagggatgcttTGCTGATGGTGGTAGAAAACGCTGTCTCCAGAATCTTCCATAAGTGtttaattgggttgagatctggtgactaaGAGGGGCacggcatatggtttacattgttttcatgctcatcaaaccattcagtgaccactcgtgccctatGGATTGTCATcgtatgggggcatagccatggttgACAAAATAATGGCCAAAATATTGGCCTGCCCATCATTTTTATACATGTCCCTAAGCATGATAatatgttaattgcttaattaactcaggaaccacatctGCGTGAAAGCAGCTGCTTTCAATGTACTTAGTATCCTTCATTTACTCAAGTATTTCTATTATTTTGGTAGCTACCTGTAGGTATCCATATCTAATAGATATGAAACCAAACATTCACCTTATTTTGTCACCATCTTTACAAGGACTATAGAAGAACATTCTCATTGTTTATTGTTCAAACCTTGTCTTTGCTATCgctatctctatctatctttctctctcacaaacacacactgagacacagaaacacacacctggaagcGCTCAGTATAAGAGCTGAATCCAATCACTTGGAGCCATCTCTGCACCTCACCGCCCTTCCAGTTGGGCACAGAGGACAGGATACGTCGCGGCACCTCCTCCCCCATCATCCCCAGTGCCCGCTTGGCCAGGGCACAGGCCGTCCCGTTGCTGGAGTACATGACAATCCTTTTCAGGCTCTGCACCGCACCTATCTCCTGGAAGATCTGGGAGGAAGAATATACACACATTCAATTTTATGTCCATTGATATTGTAGGGCTGGTGATTTTAATGAAGGAACATTTAAATCCCTTTTACTTCATTTTTACCTGTGTAACTAGATGAAACAAAACTTGatcacatttactccacacacagaaacgcatacaaggctctccctcgcccttcctttggcaaatctgaccataactctatcctcatgattcctgcttacgagcaaaaactcaaacaggaagtaacaGTGAcgcactcaatacggaagtggtcacaTGAAACGGATGCTAacggactgtttcgctagcacagactggaatatgttcggattcatccgataacattgaggagtttaccacatcagtcactggcttcattaataagtgcatcgacgatgtcgtccccacagtgaccgcacgtactgtacatatcccaaccaaaagccatggattacaggcaacatccgcactgagctataGGTTGGAGCttctgctttcaaggagcaggataCTAATCCGGATGTTTATTCGAAATCCCGCTACGACCTTCAATGAGCCATCAAACACCCAGCTTgaacgcttgtcggatgtggcagggcttgcaaactattattgCAAAGGGAATcccagccgcaagctgcccagtgacgcgagcctaccagacaagctaaatgccttctatgctcgttttgaggcaagtaacactaaATCATGCATGAGAGCGCCAGCAGTTCCAAGCGATTGTGTGTTCtcactctccgtagccaatgtaagacctttaaacaggttaacattcacaaggccgcagggccagatggatacCAGGACACGTACCAGGAGCATGTGCTTACCAGCTGGTGGGTGTCTTCTCTGACATTTACaaactctccctgacccagtttgtaatacctacatgtttcaagcagatcaccatagtcccttTGCCCAAGAATGCccaggtaacctgtctaaatgtcTATTGACCATAGCACTCACATCATTAGCcaaatgctttgaaaggcaggtcatggctcagtttacatacactaagttgactgtgcctttaaacagcttggaaaattccagaaaattatatcatggctttagaagcttctgataggcaaattgacatcatttgagtcaattgtaggtgtaactgtggatgtatttcaaggcctaccttccaactcagtgagtctttgcttgacatcatgggaaaatctaaagaaatcagccatgacctcagaaaaaaattgtagacctccactgtctgcttcatccttgggagcaatttccaaacacctgaaggtaccacgttcatctgtacaaacaatagtacacaagtataaacaccatgggaccacgcagccgtcataaccctcaggaaggagacgcgttctgtcttctagagatgaatgtactttggtgccaaaagtgcaaatcaatcccagaacaacagcaaaggaccttgtgaagatgctggaggaagcaggtagaaaagtatctcctgtatatccacagtaaaacgagtcctatatcgacacaacctgaaaggccgctcagcaagaaagaagccactgctccaaagccgcCATGAAAAGACAGacaatggtttgcaactgcacatggggacaaagatcatactttttggagaaatatcctatggtctgatgaaacaaaaatagaactgtttggccataatgaccatcgttatgtttggagggaaaagggggatgcttgcaagcacaccatcccaaccgttaagcacgggggtgtcagcatcatgttgtgggggatgctttgctgcaggagggactgatgcacttcacaaaatagatggcatgatgtaggaaaattatgtggatatattgaagcaacatctcaagacatcagtcaggaagttaaagcttggtcgcaaatgggtcttccaaatgaacaatgaccccaagcatacttccaaagttgtggcaaaatggcttacggacaacaaagtcaaggtattggagtggccatcacaaagccctgacctcaatcccatagaacatttgtgggcagaactgaaaaagtgtgtgcgagcaaggaggcctacaaacctgactcagttacaccagctctgtcaggaggaatgggccaaaattaccccaacttattgtgggaaccttgtggaaggctacccgaaacgtttgacccaagttaaacaatttagagGCAATgctactacagtaaatactaattgagtgtatgtaaacgtctggcccactgggaatgtgatgaaagaaataaaagctgaaataaatcattctctctactattattctgacatttcacattcttaaaataaagttgtgatcctaactgacctaagacagggaatttttactaggattaaatgtcaggaattgtgaaaaactgagttgaaatgtatttgggtaaggtgtatgtaaacttacgacttcaactgtatgtgagaatgctgttcattgactacagctcagcgttcaacactatagtgccctctAAGCTTATCACTatgctcaggaccctgggactgaacacctccctctgcaactggatcctggacttcctgatgggccaacCCCTGGTGATAAGGGTAGGCAACagcacatccgccatgctgaccctcaacacaggggcccatctggggtgcatgcttagtctcctcctgtactcctcctgttcacccacgactttgTGGCtttgcacgactccaacaccatcattaagtttgctgacgacacaacagtggtaggcctgatcaccgtcaACAATGAGGCCACCTATAGAGAGGATGTCacagacctggcagtgtggtgccaggacaacaacctctccttcaatgtcagcaagacaaaggagctgatcgtggactacaggagggTCGAGCACGCCTCCATCCACATTATCGGGCCATAGTGGacttgtcaaagactccagccacccaagtcatagactgtcctctctgctacaacacggcaagcggtaccgatacaccaagtttggaaccaacagaaccctgaacagcttctacccccaagccataagactactaaaCAGTTAACCAAATAGTTAACCTGACAATCTGCATTGACCCCTTTTGGACTAATTATTTTGACTCAttacatatgctgctgctactgttaattatctatcatgttgcctagtcactttacccctacctatatgcacatatctacctcaattacatcatacccctgcacattgactctgtactggtattcCATGTACAGTTtttagccaagttatcgttactcattgtgtatttattccttgtgatATTATTTGTATTCATTTTGCTCTCTTCATTGTtgggaagtaagcatttcatagtTAGTCTATACCTGCTGTTTACAAAGCGTGTGACAAattcaattttattttattttagataTAGTTAGGTACGTGGGCACCAGAAGTGGTTTTAGGTCCCAAAAGGTTGCTGGGTGATATCCCTGTATCCACTACCCACTAAAGTTTTTtgtcctagcactacacagctgattcaaattatcaactaatcatcaagctttgatcattttaatcagctgtgtagtgttaggtcAAAAACctaaacgtgcaccccttggggtcccgaggaccaaGTTTGTGAAACTCTGCACTAAGGTGTAGTGGTCACCACAGGGAGGgcgtgcagg
Encoded proteins:
- the LOC118373123 gene encoding NAD(+) hydrolase SARM1: MLLSLTVFLWRPYRYLSMFSSERLTVPEYVIRIGNRRSGSSTSSSEPKAPPVSPGVHGADVQDVLDTSLPALRSAIKTLKSAKDTSDLDETRRAIAETFQLVEEAWVLPTVGRQVAEEICNRIRLDGGLELLLQLLMTPAVEITYESAKLLEQILVSENRDYVAHMGLGVILNLTKETEDAQLARSVSGILEHMFKHTEETSAQLIANGALDALLFWCRGTDPTVLRHCAVALTNCAMYGGHHCQRLMIEKQAAEWLFPLAFSKEDELIRFHACLAVAVLANNREIEQEVVKSGTLELVEPFIASLDPDEFARSLLDSADSMQGRTAADLQQLLPLLDGARLEGKCIAAFYLCVETSIKSRQRNTKIFQEIGAVQSLKRIVMYSSNGTACALAKRALGMMGEEVPRRILSSVPNWKGGEVQRWLQVIGFSSYTERFQELQVDGDLLLNITDQELSTDLGMTAGLTRKRFLRDLRVLKTYANYSTCDPNNMADWLGEVNPRFRQYTYGLVQSGVDRKNVLHLTDQQLQSDCCIENGIHRAKILAATRRPIKPCLTDAQPPGPDVFISYRRTTGSQLASLLKVHLQVRGFSVFIDVEKLEAGKFADKLIQSVQRARNFILVLSANALDKCMGDTGMKDWVHKEIVTALAEKKNIVPVTDNFMWPDPNSLPEDMKTILNFNGIKWSHEYQEATIEKILRFLKGNPSQDQTDCPKTDCPKADCPKTECPSGALVCDDVKV